In Quercus robur chromosome 11, dhQueRobu3.1, whole genome shotgun sequence, the sequence ccccccccccccctttgtttatattagtaattaaatattctaattttttataagaatttcttttcaaaagtttaaccattattagtaaaaaaaaaaaaaaaaaaaaaaaagctaatgaatttagaataaaaatgcaaaaatttatcaattatcaaaACACTTGCAATGACAAATCTTTCCATAACctgttgaaaaaagaaagaaaaaattaaaattcacacttgatattttaaaatacactttttaaaaaaaaatttaaacaatgaattttaattatgaaataaaataattttagaaacttgCGCTTAAGCAAAGGGTTGGTTAGTACGCAAcatttttaatatcaatttaATAAAGTTTTGCCAATTGAATGTCTAGagggaaattgtttttttcctttcaagtttGAGGTGAAGTGTTATTTTCCCCAAATCTTAAGGGAGGAGAATataattacccaaaaaataattatcaagaGCGGACGCCACAGATTGAAACCAGGGCTGTCCCTATGTCATGGCAGAATGTCTCCTAATATAGAAAGGCCCAAAATATGGGGGCAATAacggttttttctttttttttaattaaaaaaaatgtgagttaAGTATACATTTTTTCCCActctaaaaaatttctaaaatattagaGTTATGCTAGTATATTAAAAGTTTTGTAtagaactttatttttttgttttcttattatttaaaaatggtATTAGAATTGCGTTTCTGTTGCTTTTAGAAGTCCTCTTCGGTCATTGTGCCAAATTCCTACACTTGAGCATGCTTTGGTAGCTCTGCTCCAGCAACACTCGAAACCTACTCTGGAGTCAGGACCATTCCTGTACATTTTTCAATGAGATCGACCATTTGCAACCATAAATGATCAACTTTTGTCCAAATTGATCCCAAAATCAATTCCAAATAGTAGATTGATCGATCAGCTCAAACCAGAGTTAGTTTTGAGGATCTATCATTCTCATAACCCTCTAGAAGATTCTTCTTGTCTTCCCACCCATTCGCCAACTTTAGTCACACACCCACCCATGCTGGTGattcaaataataattcataTAGCCACCACTCGTTAAGACACAACATTGCTCACTTGTTATCACTTGCTCAGCCACGTCAACCATAATTGACACAAAAGTATCTAGGTCAACATTCTTGCCACATTAGTAATATAATGTTagcatttttgtcaatttatatcTACCAAATCCACTGCTAATCATTGCTGATGAGTAGTGTAAAATGGTTGTCCATAAAGTGACCGTCATTACTAAGGATGATCGTCATTATTAAAAATGATGGTAAGCACATATTAATACACAGATATAAATTTCTCACTTAAATGGCACAAGTGTAACGGATGTACAGCCTTTCCAGCCACCAACTCACAAATGTTATAGCCACCTCAAGCTGACCATTATGCAACCATTACAAGACATTGAATGGGGAGGTTAAATGGCTCTTAAATGAGCCATTTAACCCTCCAGCTCAACCATAATGCCTGAGAAGATAAATGCACAAAGCATTTGAAGGATAGCGGTAAAATGCTCGTCCATATTGCAAACTGTCCAAGTTAATGATGAGTAAAAGTATGGACGAGCGTAAGCGCATTTATTCCAGATAGCATTTAATGACCAAATGATGAATGAGTGCAGAGCCGTTACTGCTGTCCAATGATGTGCATTTAATGGCCGTTACTAACGTTAAAGGGCCGGGATTAAGTGGTCATTATTGAGTCATAAATCTTCCAACTCAAGTACAATGTAATAGAGGCCAACAAATTGGACATTTACTCACACACTACAAGAAAAAGGGGCTATTGCGGTGGTCCAGAACCGCCGCTaaagccccaaaaaccgccGCTAAAGGTACATTCGACCTATAGCGGCGAGTGCTATTGCGGTGGGCCGTCCCGTCGGTGCTGCAGTGCCGCTATAGGTCGATTGCGGCGGTCGCGAAAAGCGCCGCTATAGATGTACCTTTTAGCGGCGGGTGAAGGTTTATTGCGACGGGCATAAAACCGCCGCAATATGTCTTCAGAATTCGTGGGACTGACTTTTAGCGGTGGGCATGACCCCGCCGCTATTGGTGTCTACCTTTAGCGGCGGGCAAAGAGCGCCGCTATAGACAATTGATCAGAACACCTAAATGTACTTTTAGCGGCGGGCACCCGCCGCTATATGTTTCAACCTTTAGCGGCGAGCGATAAGCGCCGCTATAGGTATTTATTTAAAACGTAAAATGTGAACCTTTAGCGGCACTTTTTGACCGCcgctatagatttttttttttttttttcctaatgggTTTTAAAACTGCCGTTTGCTGGTAAATAAATGGTTCACAAACCTGTTACAAAAGACCTGTAATAGTTTTAACTCTACTAACACAATACCACAAATGTAATTAATTAACAACACCACAAATGTCTTGAAACTAATATAAtattaacatagaaatatattatcaaatacataacaTTGTCTATAACCACCAtcttaaaattaacaaaaaaaagatgtgtTCATTTGAATAAAACAACCGCTGAAATTAATCTAATACTATAATCAAAATTCTAAAGTgtgaaataaaattctaaaacgtTCTCAAAACAACATATCTTATATTGTTTTTAAAGattatgaaataaaattcattttaacaAAAGGGAAATCCCTTGTGTAATTTGTAGCATATCCATGTCAAACTTGTAAGTTTACCCTCAACCTTTAGTCACGTAGAAAGCATCCTTACATAACAAGGTGCTTTGAGTTCCATATAATTCAAGCATAAGTTGGccaacaatttttctttttttttttgataagtaacgaaaattttattaaaaaaaacaaaactaagtATAGCGGTGGTGTACTCAGGGAGAAAGGCCAACAATTATGATGGAAAACAGAAGTCAAGACAGGTCTACATAATCTTACCTTGATATCTAATTAtgaaattaaatgcaaaatatcACAGAAGAGTAATAatctaaaacttttgaaatgtCCTTGAGCACTTGGGCAACACACAActgtgatttaaaattttggatacaTAAAAACTGTTAATTTCTTTTACgcagaagaaaacaaattgcaAGGCAGACAAACTTGCCAATACTATTTTCCAACTAGTATAGTGTAAATATATAAAGTCCTAAGATATTCATCTTGAAAGACATCTAGTCCCACATTACTAATCaagcaaagaaaaaattttaggacTAAGTAATAGCTAAGGTTTCTGCACCAAGTCATGGTTATAAGTAACTTGACCAAAGTCTAGTTTTTCCCAATGGAGAACCAAATCTAACAATCTACAAGAAAACTTATACTTACACAAAGTAGGATCCTCTCTCTGAAAATGATTCAAAGCCTTTGaaaactatcaaaaaagaaaacaagaagatTTTCATGTAACATTGGACACTAACAAATACAACATGCACACATATAGGCACACTTAAACAAACCACCCACTTGTCCTCCTGAATCTTTTGAAACTGGTTGAACGGCTAAAGACATCATTGGCTTAGGGACATTCATAGAAGTCATTGTGGATTTAACTGACCCATCAGTAAATGTATATCCTAATCACACAAAAAATGCATAAGTTgagaaaaaacagaaaagaaaaagaaaaaagcaactagaaaaaaaaaaaaaaaaaaaaaaaaaaaaaaaaaaaaaagtcataatcATCAGGTTTCAAAGCCTCATGCCCTCATCTCAAATATTAGCAGTCTAAGTAATTATACCCATTCTGAAAaccattattattttcatacattTCAAGTCGGGGAAGGGAGACTCGAACCCTAGACATCTCAATTGAAAACTATAGGGAATGTCATTTTACTTAGAGGTCATGGGCTTGAATGTCCATTTTGATATTTTCCTCTCACTTTTAGAAACTTCAACTTGCACTAGCTCCTCACTTCTCACTTCGACCCCCATTCTATTCAGACAATTATGGAAAACAACACAGAAACATAAATTATTGTGTACACAAGTGCAAAGGGATAAGTGGGACCTGATGCACAATCCACACCAAATACAGCAACTATTTGCCCAGCATGTGCCTCTTGAATATCCTGtagatataaaaaagaaaatcaacaacACAAACccaagaaggaagaagaaaaagagtaaaTTAGTTTGGATAGAAAACATATGACTTGAAACCCCAATCTATTAATTTAacacaaatattattttgttttgaaagattAGAGTGCAACCTACCCCAACTTCACCCCTACCCCTTTACCACCTAAGCCACAGCATGGGGACAGGTAGAAGACATTGTAGAGATAGTTGGTTcgcaaaatttgatttcatgtataaaaaaaatctcaatcatATCATTAGAATTAATTACTAAGATGAATGTCAAAGCAAAACTAACCTCCATCTCATCAGAATGCATCCAAACCAAGCGAGGAATCTATACAAGGAAGATAATATATCCTTaactattaaatttaatttagaaattCAATTAGTATCAAAGTGCTGATAGCATGATAAAATGGGCATGCCGAAaaattcattaacaaaatataactatttttcaaaatttaatggATGTAATTGTCCAGATTATATCATTCATAAAAGCACAAGTGCATAACACACATACAACATGTCTTACCATATTGAACCATAATAACGAGCATTGCAATCAGATAAAAATAGAAGCTTGGTCACCTTGCAGTACATGTCTGAGTACTAACATTGCCACTACATGAATGAAATAATAAGATAGTTGGACtatcaagaaaatgaaaatataccTCAGATATGTCAACTGACCAAAGCACCCTTCCTCCAATTTAAAAGCTAACACCATAAGAGGCCCATCTGGAGTTCCAGACAATGTGACCTTTACGagaataaaatatatcaattcCCCAGTCAGGTTATAAAACAGATGattgtacaaaatattttttagataagaGATGAAAGTACAGAAgattgagaacaaaaatttattttcatcagcCCAATACCTTCTCTTCATTCTTACTTTGGCCAAAAGCATAGCTACTGACTTCAGTTGGACAGGGCAAATAACTAAGTACACCATCCAAAAGTGGTGTACTccaattatgaaaattatacATATCAACGATACTTTTAACAGTTTatcgaaaaaaagaaaagaaaaaaagaaacacattgAACAGAAAccgtaaaaataaaaactcaatcaAATATATTACATTTACCTAAacatatttacaaataaaaatgcctaaaacaaacaagaattaagaaagaaagtcaggaatagaatagaatagaatacttacaacaaattcaaaaaagcgTGGCATAAATCTAGATACTCCTCCAGTAATCTTTTTCCAATACCCTAAAAttcaaatcccaaaaaaaaataataataataatcaaaagcAAACCAAACCAGGAAATCTGAACCAGCACGAACAAGCTAAGAAATCAATTCGACAAACcacttttaagcatatcaaaaTCAATGCTAAAGCTTAAGCCAAAACCAATATCTGATAAAAGATAGTATTCTTGATAATACATGTTTGATAGACCAAAGAAAAATCTTGGCAAACAAAACTCAaaccaaaaacaacaaagaacttTACATCTACAAGTATCCTGAAATACACAAATATACTACTGAGAATTTGAAAATGAGGGAAGAGAGTATCAATAATTTTGAACAAGGAATACAATGAAAAAGCCATCAGCTATTGACAATTACAACCAATCATTGAGCTGACAtcaagaaataaatataaagacttagcaaaaagaaaaagaaaggtgaaGAAGAGGTAGAAGCTAATAAATGTAAAGacataaacacaaacaattAGCTTCGTTCACTCACCTCCTGCACAAACCATTTAAGAAGTTCACATTCAGCAATGCCTTCACCAGTTTGTGCTAACGGTATATCAACTATCCCACCCACTGGAAGATCTGCTACAAGTGTCGCGATCAGCGTCGTCGTTGAGCTTCAGCTCGCCGATGAGCTTCAACGGAGCTCAACGGTGACGCTTCAGCGTCGCGATCGGTGAGCTTCAGCGTCGCGAACCGGCGAGCTAAGCGTTGCGATCTCGACGCTTCAGCTCACCGATCGCAACGCTGAAGCGTCGCCGTTGACGCTCAACGGCGACGGTTCAGCGTCGCGATCGTCGTTGAGCGTCAGCTCACCGATCGCGCCGCCGAAGCGTCGCCGTTGAGCGTCAGATAGCCGATGACGCTCAACGGCGACGGTTCAGCGTCGCGTTCGTGACGGTTTAGCTCACCGATCGCGACGCCGAAGCGTCACCGTTGAGCATCAGGTCGCCAATGAAGCTCAACGGCGACGCTTTAGCTCGCCAAAGCGTCGCCGTTGAGCTTCATCAGCAACGGTTGGCTCAACGGAGCTCATCGGTGGTTTTcttgtttgggttttttggtccagatggtttttttttttttttttttttttgactgaactGCTTGGGTTGAAATATATGAAGTGGCTGCTGGATGGGTATTGTAttcaaaaaacaattataaatttttctttattttagaccttattttagatttttttaatatataaaaaaaggacTCACTTTAAGTTTCAAtacaaagaaaagtaaaaagaaagactcacgtaaaaataaaataaaaaataaaaaatttagaaattcacattgaagataatgtaatctaacggaagatttgtcaaaattcacattgaattaagaaatatagggttgggtttaagttccacttgatgtaactctaaaaaaatttacacaaactaataacttattgttgaattcatattttgaaaatccaaccgttggatcatattttctatttgattttaacatgcatgccaattttcatgccaatcgggtgtaatttaccatttgatctttaaactcatcttttatgtgttattttaaattacaaaaacttgaattaaaacaattgattgatgacatggctattaatctttgatcaccatgaaattttttaagcaacggtagatttgtcaaaattcacatccaattaagaaatataaggttgggttcaagttacacttgacgtaactctaaaaaatgttacaccaaccaataacttattgttgaattcatattttgaaaatccaaccgttggatcatattttctatttttttttaacatgcatgccaattttcatgccaatcgggtgtaatttaccatttgatctttaaactcatcttttatgcgttattttaaattacaaaaacttgaattaaaacaattgattgatgacatggctattaatctttgatcaccatgaaattttttaagcatgaaaaatatatgaagataatgtaatccaacggtagatttgtcaaaattcacatcaaattaaaaaatataaggtagggttcaagttacacttgacgtaattctaaaaaatgttacaccaaccaataacttattgttgaattcatattttgaaaatccaaccgttggatcatattttctatttgtttttaacatgcatgccaattttcatgccaatcgggtgtaatttaccattgatctttaaaatcatcttttatgtgttattttaaattacaaaaacttgaattaaaacaattgattgatgacatggctattaatctttgatcaccataaaattttttaagcatgaaaaatatatgaagataatgtaatccaacggaagatttgtcaaaattcacatcaaattaagaaatataaggttgggtttaagttacacttgacgtaactctaaaaaaatgttataccaaccaataacttattgttgaattcatattttgaaaatccaaccgttggatcatattttctatttgtttttaacatgcatgccaattttcatgccaatcaggtgtaatttaccattcgatctttaaactcatcttttatgcgttattttaaattacaaaaacttgaattaaaacaattgattgatgacatggctattaatctttgatcaccatgaaattttttaagcatgaaaaatatatgaagataatgtaatccaacggtagatttgtcaaaattcacaacCAATTAAGAAATATGGGGTTGGGTtgaagttacacttgatgtaactctaaaaaatgtctcATGagccaataacttattgttgaattcatattttgaaaatccaaccgttggatcacattttctatttgctcttaacatgcatgtcaattttcttgccagtcggatgtaatttaccctttcatctttaaactcatctttcatgccttattttaaactacgaaaacttgaatttacacaattgattgatgacatagctattaatctttgatcaccgtgaaattttttaagcatgaaaaatatatgaaaataatgtaatccaacagtggatttgtcaaaattcacatcaaattaagaaatatagggttgggttcaagatacacttgatgtaactctaaaaaatgtcacacgaaccaataacttattgttgaattcatattttgaaaatccaaccgttggatcacattttctatttgctcttaacatgcatgtcaattttcttgccagTCGGacgtaatttaccctttgatcttcaAACTCATCTTTCATcccttattttaaactacaaaaacttgaatttaaacaattgattgatgacatagctattaatctttcaTCACcgtaaaattttttaagcatgaaaaatatatgaagataatgtaatccaacggtagatttgtcaaaattcaaatcaaattaagaaatatagggttgggttcaagttacacttgacgtaactctaaaaaatgtcacaccaaccaataacttattgttgtattcatattttgaaaatccaaccgttggatcacattttctatttgctcttaacatgcatgccaattttcatgccaatcgggtgtaatttaccatttgatctttaaactcatcttttatgcgttattttaaattacaaaaacttgaattaaaacaattgattgatgacatagctattaatctttgatcaccatgaaattttttaagcaagaaaaatatatgaaggtaatgtaatccaacgatagatttgtcaaaattcacatccaattaagAAATATGGGGCTGGGTtgaagttacacttgatgtaactctaaaaaatgtcacatgagccaataacttattgttgaattcatattttgaaaatccaaacgttggatcacattttctatttgctcttaacatgcatgtcaattttctttccagtcggatgtaatttaccctttcatctttaaactcatctttcatgtcttattttaaactacgaaaacttgaatttaaacaattgattgatgacatagctattaatctttgatcaccgtgaaattttttaagcatgaaaaatatatgaagataatgtaatccaacggtagatttgtcaaaattcacatcaaattaagaaatatagggttgggttcaagatACACTTGATGTagctctaaaaaatgtcacacgaaccaataacttattgttgaattcatattttgaaaatccaaccgttggatcacattttctatttgctcttaacatgcatgtcaattttcttgccagtcggatgtaatttaccctttcatctttaaactcatctttcatgccttattttaaactacgaaaacttgaatttaaacaattgattgatgacatcgCTATTAATCTTTCATCAccgtgaaattttttaagcatgaaaaatatatga encodes:
- the LOC126706066 gene encoding elongation factor G, mitochondrial-like, which encodes MHSDEMEDIQEAHAGQIVAVFGVDCASGYTFTDGSVKSTMTSMNVPKPMMSLAVQPVSKDSGGQFSKALNHFQREDPTLCKYKFSCRLLDLVLHWEKLDFGQVTYNHDLVQKP